The following are from one region of the Stanieria cyanosphaera PCC 7437 genome:
- a CDS encoding FkbM family methyltransferase produces MNFAEQLTYWYARIFAKPQYIKLNRLLFTLGSKGLGLRNYQDLSITGELSFLKKYLIQRQNPIVFDVGANRGKYSLICQQLNPNSKIFCFEPHPQNFSFLKEQIKSSNIVVLNQALSEQPGKLFLYDYKNNNGSTHATLYENVIETLHGSESTAVEVEVSTIDTVIKNYNLDKIDLLKIDVEGHELKVLTGAKEAIQQGKIEAIQFEFTHINVISRVFMKDFIELLGENYNFYRLLPTGLLPLGQYNPITHEIFIYQNIICLKKDCN; encoded by the coding sequence ATGAATTTCGCCGAACAACTTACTTATTGGTATGCTCGAATTTTTGCTAAACCTCAATATATTAAATTAAATAGATTATTGTTTACGTTGGGTTCAAAAGGACTGGGTTTGCGTAACTATCAGGATTTATCAATTACTGGTGAATTATCTTTCTTGAAAAAATATTTGATTCAGCGTCAAAATCCTATCGTATTTGATGTTGGCGCGAATCGAGGTAAATATAGTTTGATTTGTCAACAATTAAATCCTAACTCAAAAATATTTTGTTTTGAACCTCATCCTCAAAATTTCTCTTTCTTAAAAGAGCAAATAAAATCCTCAAATATTGTTGTGTTGAATCAAGCTTTATCAGAACAACCAGGCAAACTATTTCTTTATGATTATAAAAATAATAATGGCTCTACCCATGCCACTTTATATGAAAATGTAATTGAAACTCTTCATGGTTCAGAAAGTACTGCTGTAGAAGTTGAAGTTTCTACTATTGATACAGTAATTAAAAATTATAATCTTGATAAAATCGATTTGCTAAAAATAGATGTTGAAGGACATGAATTAAAAGTATTAACTGGAGCTAAAGAAGCAATTCAACAGGGAAAAATTGAGGCAATTCAATTTGAATTCACTCATATCAATGTTATTTCTAGAGTATTCATGAAAGATTTTATCGAGCTTTTGGGAGAAAATTATAATTTTTATCGGTTGTTACCCACAGGTTTATTACCATTAGGTCAATATAATCCAATTACTCACGAAATTTTTATCTATCAAAATATTATTTGTCTCAAAAAAGATTGTAATTAA
- a CDS encoding glycosyltransferase family 2 protein — protein MVISTDSFANDLPSVTIAIPAYNEEAYIEKVVQKFLASQYPRLIEIIIADGNSSDRTQEIVKQISLFDSRVKLIINPHKIQSHALNIILQKAKGDIFLRADAHCEYASDYVEKCVKALLETKADNAGGAQRFVAAGAFQAGVALAANSILGNGGAKYRNINYDGYADTVYLGCFWRKALLAVDNNSNLNEINVFDTSQITNQDAELNQKLLSKNPEAIYVSSDIKVWYYPRKTWKSLWIQYFKYGRGRYLTSVKHPEQMQLRGKLPFLFILTLILLLLLDLAFSDLNLHIREIILAGLLIPLIESLRVNWKLKERFATEIWRGKSEQIPSLLVRWFYTGIVILTMPLAHFFGYGYQLFKNKILRIEGW, from the coding sequence ATGGTTATTTCAACTGACTCGTTTGCCAATGATTTGCCTTCAGTAACAATTGCTATTCCTGCTTATAACGAAGAAGCTTATATAGAAAAAGTTGTTCAAAAATTTTTGGCTAGTCAATATCCCAGATTAATCGAAATTATAATTGCCGATGGCAACAGTAGCGATCGCACTCAGGAAATAGTTAAACAAATTTCATTATTCGACTCACGAGTCAAACTAATAATTAATCCCCATAAAATTCAATCACACGCTCTCAATATAATCTTACAAAAAGCCAAAGGAGATATTTTTTTGCGTGCCGATGCTCATTGTGAATATGCTTCTGATTATGTAGAAAAATGCGTCAAAGCTTTACTAGAAACTAAAGCTGACAACGCTGGTGGCGCACAGCGTTTTGTTGCTGCTGGTGCTTTTCAAGCAGGAGTAGCTCTGGCTGCTAATAGTATTTTAGGCAATGGTGGTGCAAAATATAGAAATATTAATTATGACGGTTATGCGGATACTGTTTATCTAGGATGTTTTTGGCGTAAAGCATTACTAGCAGTAGATAATAACTCTAACTTAAATGAGATTAATGTTTTTGACACATCTCAAATTACTAACCAAGATGCAGAATTAAATCAAAAACTACTGAGTAAAAATCCCGAAGCTATCTATGTAAGTTCGGATATTAAAGTGTGGTATTATCCGAGAAAAACTTGGAAATCATTATGGATACAATATTTTAAATATGGTAGAGGACGCTATCTTACTAGTGTCAAACATCCAGAGCAAATGCAACTTCGAGGTAAATTACCTTTTTTATTTATTTTAACTTTAATTTTATTATTATTATTAGATTTAGCTTTTTCCGACTTAAATTTACATATTCGGGAAATAATTTTAGCTGGTTTATTGATTCCTTTGATTGAAAGTTTACGTGTTAATTGGAAGTTAAAAGAGCGATTTGCTACTGAGATTTGGCGAGGAAAATCAGAACAAATACCATCTTTACTAGTTCGCTGGTTTTATACTGGAATTGTCATCTTAACCATGCCTTTAGCTCATTTTTTTGGTTATGGTTATCAGTTATTTAAAAATAAAATTTTGCGAATTGAAGGTTGGTAA